A portion of the Zootoca vivipara chromosome 6, rZooViv1.1, whole genome shotgun sequence genome contains these proteins:
- the LOC118087862 gene encoding fatty acid-binding protein, liver: protein MAFNGTWQVYSQEKYEEFLKAIALSDDIIKVAKDIKPITEIQQTGNSFVITSKTPNKSITNSFTLGKEAEMTTMDGKKVKCTVTLENGKLIAKSDKFIHEQQVVGNEMVETITSGSATFTRRSRKV, encoded by the exons ATGGCATTCAATGGCACGTGGCAGGTCTACAGCCAAGAGAAATATGAAGAGTTCCTGAAAGCTATTG CTTTGTCAGACGATATCATCAAAGTGGCTAAAGACATTAAGCCCATCACTGAAATCCAGCAAACCGGGAACAGCTTTGTCATCACATCCAAAACCCCCAACAAATCCATCACAAATTCATTTACTCtggggaaagaagcagaaatgacCACTATGGATGGCAAGAAAGTGAAG tGCACAGTAACCCTGGAAAATGGGAAGCTAATAGCCAAATCAGATAAATTCATCCATGAGCAGCAAGTAGTAGGCAATGAAATGGTGGAG ACCATCACATCTGGCTCAGCAACATTCACCAGACGAAGCCGGAAGGTTTAA